In Gordonia iterans, the following proteins share a genomic window:
- the rpsB gene encoding 30S ribosomal protein S2: MAVVTMRQLLDSGAHFGHQTRRWNPKMKRFIFTDRNGIYIIDLQQTLTYIDRAYEFVKETVAHGGTVLFVGTKKQAQESIAAEATRVGMPYVNQRWLGGMLTNFNTVHKRLQRMKELEAMEQTGGFEGRTKKEILMLTREKNKLERTLGGIRDMAKVPSALWVVDTNKEHIAVGEARKLNIPVIAILDTNCDPDLVDYPIPANDDAIRSTALLTRVIASAVAEGVQARAGQTAGDAKPEAGGGEPLAEWEQELLVTPEVVVEETVVAEAPAAE, encoded by the coding sequence CCCACTTCGGACACCAGACCCGTCGCTGGAACCCGAAGATGAAGCGATTCATCTTCACCGACCGCAACGGCATCTACATCATCGATCTGCAGCAGACGCTGACCTACATCGATCGCGCCTACGAGTTCGTCAAGGAGACCGTCGCCCACGGCGGCACCGTGCTCTTCGTCGGCACCAAGAAGCAGGCGCAGGAGTCGATCGCCGCCGAGGCGACCCGTGTCGGGATGCCCTACGTCAACCAGCGCTGGCTGGGCGGCATGCTCACCAACTTCAACACCGTGCACAAGCGTCTCCAGCGCATGAAGGAGCTGGAGGCGATGGAGCAGACCGGTGGCTTCGAGGGTCGCACCAAGAAGGAAATCCTCATGCTCACGCGTGAGAAGAACAAGCTCGAGCGCACGCTCGGCGGCATCCGCGACATGGCCAAGGTGCCGTCGGCGCTCTGGGTGGTCGACACCAACAAGGAGCACATCGCCGTCGGCGAGGCGCGCAAGCTGAACATCCCTGTCATCGCGATCCTGGACACCAACTGCGATCCGGATCTGGTCGACTACCCGATTCCGGCCAACGACGACGCCATCCGCAGCACCGCGCTGCTGACCCGCGTCATCGCGTCGGCAGTGGCCGAGGGCGTTCAGGCCCGTGCCGGCCAGACCGCCGGCGACGCCAAGCCGGAGGCCGGCGGCGGCGAGCCCCTCGCGGAGTGGGAGCAGGAGCTCCTGGTCACCCCCGAGGTGGTCGTCGAAGAGACCGTCGTCGCCGAGGCGCCCGCCGCTGAGTGA
- the pyrH gene encoding UMP kinase, with product MTESQTPVRREGFSRVLLKLGGEMFGGGSVGLDPDVLGTVADQIAEVVAGGVQIGIVIGGGNFFRGAELQQRGLDRARSDYMGMLGTVMNCLALQDFLEKRGIDTRVQTAITMGQVAEPYLPLRAVRHLEKGRVVIFGAGMGMPYFSTDTTAAQRALEIKAEAVLMAKAVDGVYSADPRIDPEAELYREITHREVLEKELKVADATAFSLCMDNNMPILVFNLLQRGNIARAVAGESIGTLVSS from the coding sequence ATGACGGAGTCGCAGACACCTGTACGGCGCGAAGGATTCAGCAGGGTGCTGCTGAAACTCGGCGGTGAGATGTTCGGCGGCGGATCCGTGGGCCTGGACCCCGATGTGCTGGGCACGGTGGCCGACCAGATCGCCGAGGTCGTCGCGGGCGGCGTCCAGATCGGCATCGTGATCGGCGGCGGCAACTTCTTCCGCGGCGCGGAACTGCAGCAGCGCGGCCTGGACCGCGCCCGCTCGGATTACATGGGCATGCTCGGGACCGTGATGAACTGCCTTGCGCTGCAAGACTTCCTGGAGAAGCGTGGGATCGACACCCGTGTCCAGACGGCTATCACCATGGGTCAGGTCGCCGAGCCGTACCTTCCGCTGCGTGCCGTCCGTCACCTCGAGAAGGGACGCGTGGTGATCTTCGGGGCGGGCATGGGCATGCCGTATTTCTCCACCGACACCACGGCCGCTCAGCGCGCGCTGGAGATCAAGGCCGAAGCAGTGCTGATGGCCAAGGCCGTCGACGGTGTCTATTCCGCCGATCCGCGCATCGACCCGGAGGCCGAGCTGTACCGCGAGATCACCCATCGCGAGGTGCTGGAGAAGGAGCTGAAGGTGGCCGACGCGACCGCGTTCTCGCTCTGCATGGACAACAACATGCCGATTCTGGTGTTCAATCTTCTCCAGCGGGGCAACATCGCCCGCGCCGTCGCGGGGGAGAGCATCGGCACGCTCGTTTCCTCGTGA
- a CDS encoding phosphatidate cytidylyltransferase — MTTDSQPTASKAGRNLPAAIGVGVALGAGLIAVLALVPRVWFGVVAVAIAVATWEVAKRLREGDRHVALIPLLVGGQAIVWSTWPWGLPGALVAFAATALTILAWKLFSQGLSAAPHEYTRDTSLSLLVLAWIPLMAVFAVDMVQQGVGDDPGGGRYRVFTFLIVLVCSDVGGYTAGVLFGKHPMVPAISPKKSWEGLGGSLVFATVGAVACAHWLLGTHWWVGLVLGPVLVVVGTGGDLVESQVKRDLGIKDMGTLLPGHGGIMDRIDSLLPGAFVTWCVLTALL, encoded by the coding sequence ATGACCACCGACTCGCAGCCCACGGCGTCCAAGGCCGGACGCAACCTTCCGGCGGCCATCGGCGTGGGCGTGGCGCTGGGCGCCGGCCTCATCGCCGTGCTGGCGTTGGTTCCGCGTGTCTGGTTCGGCGTCGTCGCTGTGGCGATCGCCGTCGCGACGTGGGAGGTGGCCAAGCGGCTGCGAGAGGGCGACCGTCATGTCGCATTGATCCCGCTGCTGGTGGGCGGTCAGGCGATCGTGTGGTCGACGTGGCCGTGGGGATTGCCTGGTGCTCTGGTGGCCTTCGCCGCCACCGCGCTGACGATCCTCGCGTGGAAGCTGTTCTCCCAGGGACTCTCGGCTGCCCCGCACGAGTACACCAGGGACACCTCCCTCTCACTGCTCGTGCTGGCGTGGATCCCGCTGATGGCGGTGTTCGCCGTCGACATGGTGCAGCAGGGCGTCGGCGACGACCCGGGCGGGGGACGCTATCGCGTCTTCACCTTCCTGATCGTGCTCGTCTGCTCGGACGTGGGCGGATACACCGCGGGAGTGCTGTTCGGCAAGCATCCGATGGTTCCGGCGATCAGCCCGAAGAAGTCGTGGGAAGGCCTGGGCGGATCGCTGGTCTTCGCCACCGTCGGCGCGGTCGCCTGCGCGCACTGGCTCCTCGGCACGCACTGGTGGGTCGGCCTGGTCCTGGGCCCGGTCCTCGTGGTCGTCGGCACGGGCGGTGATCTAGTCGAGTCCCAGGTCAAGCGCGATCTCGGCATCAAGGACATGGGCACGCTGCTGCCGGGCCACGGCGGCATCATGGATCGGATCGATTCGCTGCTGCCGGGTGCGTTCGTCACCTGGTGCGTGCTGACCGCATTGTTGTGA
- the tsf gene encoding translation elongation factor Ts, with protein sequence MANYTAADVKRLRELTGSGMLDCKNALANNDGDFDKAVEELRIKGAKDVGKRAERATAEGLVAARDGVMIELNAETDFVAKNDEFQTLADDVLGAAVALRSNDVDALLAAPLGDGTVASAVEGLSAKIGEKLVLRRVASYDGPVAVYLHKRASDLPPSVGVLVSYTGEGETAAEAARGAAMQVAALKAKYASREDVPADVVADERRIAEETAKAEGKPEQALPKIVEGRVNGFYKDVVLVDQPSVTDSKKTVKQILDEAGASVVGFTRFEVGQA encoded by the coding sequence ATGGCGAACTACACCGCGGCAGACGTCAAGCGTCTGCGCGAACTGACCGGCTCGGGCATGCTCGACTGCAAGAACGCCCTGGCCAACAACGACGGCGACTTCGACAAGGCCGTCGAAGAGCTCCGTATCAAGGGCGCCAAGGACGTCGGCAAGCGTGCCGAACGCGCCACCGCCGAGGGCCTGGTCGCCGCTCGCGACGGCGTCATGATCGAACTGAACGCCGAGACCGACTTCGTCGCGAAGAACGACGAGTTCCAGACGCTGGCCGACGACGTCCTGGGTGCGGCCGTCGCGCTGCGTTCCAACGACGTCGATGCCCTGCTCGCCGCACCGCTGGGCGACGGCACCGTCGCCTCCGCGGTCGAGGGTCTTTCGGCGAAGATCGGCGAGAAGCTGGTTCTGCGCCGTGTCGCCTCGTACGACGGTCCCGTCGCGGTCTACCTGCACAAGCGCGCCTCGGATCTGCCGCCGAGCGTCGGCGTTCTGGTTTCGTACACCGGTGAGGGCGAGACCGCCGCCGAGGCCGCGCGCGGCGCAGCCATGCAGGTCGCCGCGCTCAAGGCCAAGTACGCCTCGCGTGAGGACGTGCCCGCCGACGTCGTCGCCGACGAGCGCCGCATCGCCGAGGAGACCGCCAAGGCCGAGGGCAAGCCCGAGCAGGCGCTGCCCAAGATCGTCGAAGGCCGCGTCAACGGCTTCTACAAGGACGTGGTCCTGGTGGATCAGCCGTCGGTCACCGACTCCAAGAAGACCGTGAAGCAGATCTTGGACGAGGCCGGCGCCTCCGTCGTCGGGTTCACCCGCTTCGAGGTCGGCCAGGCCTGA
- the frr gene encoding ribosome recycling factor produces MIDETLLDAEEKMEKAVAHLRDDMASVRTGRANPAMFHKVMVEYYGAPTPITQVSSINAPEPRLVVIKPYEQSILGDVETAIRNSDLGVNPTNDGNVIRVAIPQLTEERRRELGKQARGKGEDAKIAIRNIRRKGVEELHRIQKDGEAGEDEVKRAEKELQATTDSYTHQVDELVKHKEAELLEV; encoded by the coding sequence ATGATCGACGAAACCCTGCTCGACGCCGAGGAGAAGATGGAGAAGGCCGTCGCCCATCTGCGCGACGACATGGCTTCGGTCCGGACCGGCCGCGCGAACCCGGCGATGTTCCACAAGGTGATGGTGGAGTACTACGGTGCGCCGACGCCGATCACTCAGGTGTCGAGCATCAACGCGCCGGAGCCGCGACTGGTGGTCATCAAGCCGTACGAGCAGTCGATCCTCGGCGACGTCGAGACCGCGATCCGCAACTCCGATCTCGGTGTGAACCCGACCAACGACGGCAACGTGATCCGCGTGGCCATTCCGCAGCTCACCGAGGAACGACGCCGGGAGCTCGGCAAGCAGGCCCGCGGCAAGGGCGAGGACGCCAAGATCGCCATCCGCAACATCCGCCGCAAGGGCGTCGAGGAACTGCATCGGATCCAGAAGGACGGCGAGGCCGGCGAGGACGAGGTGAAGCGTGCGGAGAAGGAACTGCAGGCCACCACCGACAGCTACACGCACCAGGTCGACGAACTGGTGAAGCACAAAGAAGCCGAGCTGCTCGAAGTATGA